A genomic segment from Triticum dicoccoides isolate Atlit2015 ecotype Zavitan chromosome 1A, WEW_v2.0, whole genome shotgun sequence encodes:
- the LOC119269990 gene encoding uncharacterized protein LOC119269990, with amino-acid sequence MGNCKSSSRARLGKAHVVPDSEWRMQDFGKTHVPDLEWRINDFSSLLETGAKSAKSDAFHCSGYNWYLQVSPMHKEIGSETPYVALCLKISQASMVPGHTVHVVFELSIYNHTKGMYCGCKDTYNFHFKNTYSKEQCLIPLQELLKSSAFLVDDSCVFGVEILKIDVSSPEKKAVVVQKKDTTVQNLFVQKKGFVKGTYTWNMNNFLELDLDHFVRSPTFEVGGHKWYIRIYPRGDKYSTDCLSLYLFLDASDELHLESKKVVVMTLSILDQKNGKRLTATSGLLVFTGGHGWGWADFLGLMKLKDPSGGYVVGSSCIVKADLTIVGSSNDG; translated from the exons ATGGGCAACTGCAAGAGTTCAT CTCGTGCACGCCTAGGAAAGGCCCATGTCGTTCCGGATTCAGAATGGAGGATGCAGGACTTTGGAAAGACCCATGTTCCTGATTTAGAATGGAGGATTAATGACTTCTCATCGCTGCTTGAGACAGGAGCTAAGTCAGCAAAATCTGACGCTTTTCACTGCTCTGGGTATAACTG GTACCTGCAAGTGAGTCCAATGCATAAGGAAATTGGTTCTGAAACGCCATATGTTGCTCTTTGTCTGAAGATATCTCAAGCAAGTATGGTGCCAGGTCACACGGTGCATGTGGTTTTTGAGTTGTCAATATACAACCATACAAAAGGAATGTACTGCGGATGCAAAG ATACCTACAACTTCCATTTCAAGAATACCTACTCGAAGGAGCAATGCTTGATTCCTCTTCAAGAGCTACTGAAATCATCTgcttttctagttgatgatagttgTGTGTTTGGTGTGGAGATATTAAAAATTGATGTCTCCTCTCCTGAAAAGAAGGCTGTTGTGGTTCAGAAGAAGGATACCACAGTTCAGAACCTCTTTGTTCAGAAGAAGGGGTTCGTCAAAGGGACATACACTTGGAACATGAACAATTTCCTTGAACTGGACTTGGATCACTTTGTCCGTTCTCCTACATTTGAAGTTGGCGGGCATAAATG GTACATCCGCATCTATCCACGTGGTGACAAGTACAGCACTGATTGCCTCAGCTTGTACTTATTCCTGGATGCATCGGATGAGCTCCATCTCGAGTCCAAGAAGGTGGTTGTAATGACCCTGTCCATCCTGGACCAAAAGAATGGGAAACGCTTGACTGCAACTTCAG GTCTCTTGGTGTTTACTGGTGGACACGGCTGGGGATGGGCTGATTTCCTTGGACTCATGAAACTCAAGGACCCGTCGGGAGGCTATGTTGTGGGATCGAGCTGCATTGTGAAGGCGGATCTCACTATCGTTGGTTCATCCAATGATGGTTAG